From the genome of Ziziphus jujuba cultivar Dongzao chromosome 6, ASM3175591v1, one region includes:
- the LOC125419039 gene encoding BEL1-like homeodomain protein 9, protein MAESFEPYHVPQQSRRDKLRVVVAQTTATQPVTCVVEQHHQQPAAAANLHGCAGLLPLYDPTSLISSDLLTCAAAAAAGHEPCKGNHPPGGGGCVVKEEGPNLMGLVGGGIVNNGGSSSNNSSSSNFRNPYLDPQPHMPLNPNSIQDINNHNHHPFLYTPTNLQDFDHHHAYNGGGGVGGSGGGGHEVVVFKPEPLSLSLSSSHPTNQNNNNNNSNSLPLELNLQRFGSAVYNNHHGIVGSGCSNDGANTGSRSSVPPGPFTGYASILKGSRFLKPAQQLLEEFCDLGSRGIYPDKLAADSSLMDPPLESLSSGGIVADDDPVTVAADGGDSRRKKSRLISMLDEVYRRYKQYYQQMHAVVTSFEYVAGLGNAAPYANLAIKAMTRHFRCLKNAITDQLQFNNKDSAHINHGKDEAPILRNSNKGLYGQRPIHNSGFLEHQPVWRPQRGLPERAVTVLRAWLFEHFLHPYPTDTDKLMLAKQTGLSRSQVSNWFINARVRLWKPMVEEIHMLETRQAQKSSQREERNTNKPSDQIPSTNPLSSENPSASTHRAQDSAPKRTRNVIPDIPVGGNDVQMNLSYSNLPSHLQVGVGMNMGGANNGVSLTLGLHQNNVIGLSEPFPINAAQRFGLGVEGNSEGYVMAGFEAQNRHFGRDVIGGQLLHDFVG, encoded by the exons aTGGCGGAGAGTTTTGAGCCCTACCATGTCCCACAGCAAAGCAGAAGGGATAAGCTCAGAGTTGTTGTAGCTCAAACCACCGCTACTCAACCAGTAACCTGTGTAGTCGAACAACACCACCAACAACCGGCTGCTGCTGCTAACTTACATGGGTGCGCAGGTTTACTCCCTCTCTACGATCCCACCTCCCTTATCTCCTCCGATTTGCTAACCTGCGCCGCCGCTGCCGCCGCCGGACACGAGCCTTGCAAAGGTAACCACCCCCCAGGAGGTGGTGGTTGCGTTGTGAAGGAAGAAGGTCCGAATTTAATGGGATTAGTCGGAGGAGGGATTGTCAATAATGGCGGTTCGTCTTCCAATAATTCCTCTTCTTCGAATTTTCGAAACCCTTATTTGGATCCGCAACCTCATATGCCTTTGAATCCAAATTCTATTCAGGATATTAACAACCACAACCACCACCCTTTTCTTTATACACCAACAAATCTCCAAGATTTTGACCACCACCACGCCTATAATGGCGGTGGTGGTGTTGgtggtagtggtggtggtggccaTGAAGTTGTGGTTTTCAAACCCGAACcgttgtctctctctctctcttcttctcacCCGACGAAccagaacaacaacaacaataacagcaacaGTCTTCCTCTGGAGCTGAATCTTCAGAGATTTGGGTCCGCCGTTTATAACAACCATCATGGTATTGTCGGGTCGGGTTGTTCGAATGATGGTGCTAATACCGGGTCTAGGAGTTCCGTACCTCCTGGGCCGTTTACTGGTTACGCTTCCATTCTTAAAGGATCCAGATTCTTGAAACCTGCTCAGCAGTTGTTGGAAGAGTTTTGTGACTTAGGTAGTCGAGGAATTTACCCTGACAAACTCGCTGCCGATTCTTCTTTGATGGATCCTCCGTTGGAGAGCTTGAGCTCCGGCGGAATTGTTGCTGATGATGATCCGGTTACTGTTGCAGCGGATGGTGGAGATAGTCGGAGGAAAAAATCCAGGCTAATTTCGATGCTTGATGAG GTATACAGGAGGTACAAGCAATATTATCAACAGATGCATGCAGTTGTAACATCATTTGAGTATGTCGCTGGCCTTGGCAATGCAGCTCCATATGCAAACTTGGCAATAAAAGCCATGACTCGACATTTTAGGTGCTTGAAGAATGCAATAACTGACCAGCTTCAGTTCAACAATAAGGACAGCGCTCATATAAATCATGGAAAAGATGAGGCTCCAATTCTCCGGAACAGCAATAAAGGCTTGTATGGCCAGAGACCAATTCACAACTCGGGATTCCTCGAGCATCAACCTGTATGGCGACCCCAAAGGGGACTTCCTGAGCGCGCTGTTACTGTTCTTAGAGCATGGTTGTTTGAGCACTTCCTGCATCC TTATCCTACTGATACGGACAAATTGATGTTGGCTAAGCAAACTGGACTCTCCCGAAGCCAG GTTTCAAATTGGTTTATAAACGCAAGGGTAAGGCTTTGGAAGCCGATGGTGGAAGAAATACATATGCTAGAAACAAGGCAAGCGCAAAAATCTTCACAAAGAGAGGAGCGAAACACGAACAAGCCAAGTGATCAAATACCTTCGACGAACCCGCTATCGTCTGAAAACCCATCTGCCTCCACCCATAGAGCTCAAGATAGTGCACCCAAACGTACGAGAAATGTAATTCCTGATATACCTGTGGGTGGTAATGATGTGCAAATGAACTTATCTTATAGCAACTTGCCAAGCCATCTGCAAGTTGGTGTTGGCATGAACATGGGAGGTGCAAATAATGGTGTTTCTCTAACACTAGGCCTTCACCAAAATAATGTTATTGGTTTATCAGAGCCATTTCCCATAAATGCAGCTCAACGTTTCGGTCTTGGCGTTGAGGGAAACAGCGAGGGATATGTAATGGCTGGTTTTGAAGCGCAAAATCGGCATTTTGGTAGGGATGTCATTGGAGGACAACTCTTGCATGATTTTGTGGGATGA